Part of the Tolypothrix sp. PCC 7910 genome, TATAGATAACTGTATTTGCAGTTAACCTTAGAGAATCACAGCCTACCCCTGCTCTCAGGGTATGGCATTTACACTCGGAGATGGGCAGAGACAAGCAGACTTTGTCTTGGTGTCTCTGCCTCTCCACTTCTCACCCTTTCCACCCTAAAATCTCGACTTAAAAAATAAGGATACAAACCCCCTGATTTATCCGTGGGGTGTTCAATTTTGAATTTTGAATTTTGAATTCCCCGAAGGGGTTAACCTTGCCTCCAACAGATATTCCTAGCCAATTTGATGTTTTAGTAGTTGGTGCGGGTGCCGCAGGGCTCTATACGGCACTTTGTCTCCCACAATCTTTGCGAGTCGGATTAATTACTAAAGAAACAGTTTCGCTATCAGCCAGTGATTGGGCCCAAGGTGGCATTGCAGCTGCGATCGCCTCGGAAGATTCTCCGACTTTACATATTGAAGATACAATCCGGGCTGGGGCTGGCTTATGTGACAAAGCTGCCGTAGAATTTTTAGCCGAACACGCCCCTAGCTGTATTCAATCTCTCGTAGATTTGGGCGTAGCTTTTGACCGTCAAGGTAATGCTTTAGCTTTAACTTTAGAAGCTGCCCATTCTCGTAACCGTGTGCTTCATGCTGCAGATACTACAGGTAGAGAAGTTACTACTACACTCACAGCCCAAGTACTGCGACGGCCCAATATTTTAGTCATCCAGCAAGCTTTAGCTTTAAGTTTGTGGATGACACCAGCAGGCGATGTCTCCGACGGGCTACGCCAACGCACTCAAGGCATTAGCTTGTTTTATCAAGGCAAAATTCAATGGATTCAGGCACGTGCAGTCGTACTGGCAACAGGTGGTGGTGGGCAGGTATTTGCCCAAACTACTAACCCAGCTGTCAGTACAGGTGATGGAGTTGCGATCGCCTACCGTGCTGGGGCAATTCTCCGCGACTTGGAATTTATCCAATTTCACCCCACAGCCTTAACAAAACCAGGTGCAGATCGTTTTCTCATTAGCGAAGCTGTACGTGGTGAAGGGGCACACCTCGTCGATAATGAAGGGCGACGTTTTGCCTTTGACTATCACCCCGCGGGTGAACTAGCACCACGAGATGTTGTTAGCAGAGCAATTTTCAGTCATTTACAACGTACCGCGGCCGATCCCGCCACAGCTAATGTCTGGTTAGATATGCGCCCTATTCCCCCAGACAAAATTCGTCATCGCTTCCCTAACATCATCAAAGTCTGTCAACATTGGGGCATAGATGTCTTTACAGAACCCATACCTGTTGCCCCTGCAGCTCATTATTGGATGGGTGGAATTGTCACAGATTTGATGAATCGCACCAATATTTCGGGTTTGTATGCTGTAGGCGAAACCGCCAGCACTGGAGTACATGGGGCAAACCGCTTGGCAAGTAATTCTTTACTAGAATGTATAGTTTTTGGCGCACAGATGGCTAATCTTGATTTGGCAGATGTAGAGTTGCAATCAGAGATACCCATGCTGCCATTGCGAGAATTTCAGCCTGATGAAGGCGAATGGCACAGACAGCAAGCCCATATAGCAGCACTGCGACAGAAGTTACCACGTCTAGTTTGGCAAAGCGCTGGTATATGTCGTTCACAATCAGCATTAGAAGCGGCAATCACCACAATTGAATCTTGGCAACAAGAATTTGCTAGTTTGCCTTTAAGTCAATTTCTGCTATCTTTAACAGCTAGAGAACCAGCCCATTTGCAACTAGCAGATGTAGAAAGGCAGCTACGGCTGTGGGCAGAAACTCGTAATTTATTAGATGTAGCTGACTTAATTCTTAAAAGTGCAGTGTTTAGAACCGAAAGCCGGGGTGGACACTACCGCTTAGATTATCCAGAACCAGACTTTGATTGGCAAGCTCACACACTTGTCCAAAAAAACCATTGGTGGAAATATCCGGTTTTAAACTCGTAGCAACAATACTTTATTAATCTAATGAGCCATAAATTTGAGTTTATTAGCGAGTACCGCTACCATGCTCACTGTCGGGCCCACCATAGTTAGGAGGAATATAAATCTCTTTAATTTCCTGGGAATTAATCTTATTGCTAGTTAACCCTTCACTACCATTCGTGTGGAAGTGATTGACATTTAAACTATTTAAGGCTGTAGTAGTATCAATATTCTTAAAAATTACCAAGTAACCACTGATTAACAAGATGGCAATGCTTGTAATTCTTAGATGAAGGCTAATAAGTCTCGGTAAACTTTCGGTGTAAGATTTCATAAATTTTATTAATCTTATTTTCAGTAGATATACGCATTAGGGTAAGTAATATTAAATTTTGATTAAACTTTTTTAAAAGGTAATGACTTGTTGTTAAAGAGTAAATTCTAGTACAAAGATGCAGTGGTTATTAGGAAGTAGAAACAAGGGCATAAAGCTTGTAAATTCAAAATTTTAAACTTTTTTACCTGGATCTTGATTTTGGATTTGCTGTACTACTAGCTAGTAAGCTGCTCTAGGGATTTTCTGCATAAAATAACCTTGACATTCAATAAATACTAATTAGTTGTGTTTATAACATCGGTCTAAAGTAAGAGATTGCCAGGGGCAACTTAAGCACGTACTTTTACTAAATCTTAAATACTTAATACAATCTTAATATTGAAGTATGTAATTACTATGTTAACTGGAACACAAATCAGAAAAATAATGTGAATAATCTCCAAGCTCTGTAATGTTAAGAAATGTATATGTCAGTGTTAATCACTAAGCTTAAAGCACAAAATACTTATTTTCTACTCATGGCTTCAATTGGCAAGCTATAATCATAGTCAAAATACTAGTTAATATTTATACTCATTTAAATATAAATACTGAGATATCAAGGGAGATATAATTAACCTACTTTAATCACTCTCGCTAGATAAAAATCTAAAACCCTTATTTTTTCAGACTTTTATGAATTCAGGCGTGGGTTGGGTTGAGGATCACGGGCAAACGCTTGTTTGTATTAAGTATTTAGAATAACTGTAAAAAATTGCTGCAAATTCAGCTTGTTTTCTTGAATTTTGTGGGCAAATATTCAGATCATATTTCAATAATCAACAAGTTTCAGGAGCGAATCAGTTGCTTACTTCGACCTTACTTGCCGCTACCACTGTGCCCACCACTCTACAATGGAGTCCTACCATTGGGATTATCATGATTCTGGCGAATATTTTTGCCATTGCCTTTGGTAAATCAAGCATCAAATATCAGAATGCAGGGCCAGCTCTACCTTCACCTAATTTATTTGGTGGCTTTGGTTTACCTGCACTATTAGCAACTACTGCCTTTGGTCATATTTTAGGCACTGGTATTATTTTAGGCCTACATAATCTGGGAAGATTTTAGGCTGGGATATATCTGATAACTCTTTTGTCTCCAATCATGAGCCAGAGAAATAAATCTCTGGCTTTTCTTTGTTCATTACCAAGTTGCAAAAAATTGTCACAACTACCTTGATTTAAGTAGGTTTTTAGTATTAATAAATACTCAGCTTTTTGGGTTCTAACTTATCAAGTTGCTAGACAGGCATTGGAGCCAAACCATGCAACTGACGTACAGCATTAATACAGATTGGACAATCACAGCCAAACAATTTTATGGCTTCATCACTTTCTGCATCCGTGAATTCTAATTCCGCAGCCTGATTTGCTGATTGTACTTGCGCTACTTTCACTTCTGAGTTAGCAGGAGCAGCAGAAGTATTGCTTAGCTGGATGCATACCTGTTTTGCTGTTGCTGAGTGCGGGGAACGTACACAAGATAGATGAGTACCCACTGGAGTAACTGTTTGTCCATGAGCTGGCTTAGTCATCATAACCATAGACAGCATAGACATAAACAGCGCTGGGGTGGAAAGTAAAGATAGGACAAATTTTTTGTTCATTGGTTCTCCAACATTGGTAATGAAAGATGTACTTTATCTTTTCACACAGGTGGTGAGCGATCAGTCTATCTTATACAGATTCTTGCGAAATGGCTCGATAGTTATTCTAAAAATAGAGTAAGACGTAAATAGGTTTTCGTTAAGGATAATCTGATAGCTAGGCAGACACTTGCATCGATGACATTCCACTACCTAGCTTGTTTTTTTGTTCGAGTAAATTGACGCTGATCAAGCAAACTTAGGTAGTTACCAGTTTTTGCTTTTTGATGAAGGGTAATTGGCTCAAGTATTTATTTTTGCAAAACTAGAAATTATCTATTTTTATAAACTTCATTAATAACAATATCTTTAACGCTGAAATAAATAACTAGCGAAGTTAATAAAAATTGGGCAAATTGTAAAATTGGATCTAATCGCCAGCCTTGAAACACAAAAATAAACCCACAAAGCAACATGATGCTAGGAATTAGTAATGCTTGCAGAAGATAAATAACAAAAGCGATGCTTCCTAGTCTGCTAGCACGTTTAAATAACAAAAACACCATAAATGCCATATAAGATATACCAAAAATTATATAGATGTATCCTAGTAAGCTAGCTATATTTAAACCAAAAGAAATCTGCATAACAAATTCCCAATTCATTAGAGCTTCATTCTCAGTATAAATCCACAGCTATCAAGGTAAGCTTATTAGCGATTGATTTGTCACTGATTAAATAAAGCCAGCTCAATTGGGGGATTTTCCCCCAAACCCCCTCCAAAATTATTGTTCTGTTTTTTTGTTGAGTAACTAGTACAGCACGGCATAAATAAACAATAAAGGTATAGCTAGCTTAAAAATTAAACGCAGCAGATTGCAAGCTTGGTAGTTACAGATTATTGTAGGGTCACCTGTATACTGAATTTTAATAAGTCACAAGATAGTTAAGAAATATTGGTTCATTAAAGGTGCAACAAATAATAAGTAATATATGCATAAATAATGGGTATTCACTAAAGGGTAGGTAATCAAAATAGGTGTATTAATAAAAGAACGGGGAAAGGATAAAACTTTCAGAATTTACCGTTTACCCTACAAGAATTTATATAGTTCAATTTAATCAAGCTGGCTTAATTAGATATTTGAATCTATAATTCATTCCTTACCCGTTCTGTTTTTATTTGTTACCTAATCGCCAAATTATGCTCTCAATTTTTTTTTGCCTGAAACTGTCTATTTTTAAAATTAGTAACCAAATTAGATATCACAGTGATTTTAAGTTGCTACTTAGTAGTAAAAAAAATTACTGTGAATAGTGAGTTAATGTGGAATTTTGAATTTTTGATTGCTAAGTAAATCTTCTGTATTTTCCTCATAATTTTATATAGTTAAAATACCTCAGCCAGCTTATCTCTTCTTAGATTGTGAAGAATTTCGGTGCGGAGGCATATCTGCTTGTAATTCTTGTCTACCATTGGTGACAATTCGCAACATATCTTTAAGATCCTGCTCAATGCCTTCTAGGACACTATCAGCATATTGATCGGCTCCATTTTCAATTTCTTGAGCTTGGGC contains:
- the nadB gene encoding L-aspartate oxidase — its product is MPPTDIPSQFDVLVVGAGAAGLYTALCLPQSLRVGLITKETVSLSASDWAQGGIAAAIASEDSPTLHIEDTIRAGAGLCDKAAVEFLAEHAPSCIQSLVDLGVAFDRQGNALALTLEAAHSRNRVLHAADTTGREVTTTLTAQVLRRPNILVIQQALALSLWMTPAGDVSDGLRQRTQGISLFYQGKIQWIQARAVVLATGGGGQVFAQTTNPAVSTGDGVAIAYRAGAILRDLEFIQFHPTALTKPGADRFLISEAVRGEGAHLVDNEGRRFAFDYHPAGELAPRDVVSRAIFSHLQRTAADPATANVWLDMRPIPPDKIRHRFPNIIKVCQHWGIDVFTEPIPVAPAAHYWMGGIVTDLMNRTNISGLYAVGETASTGVHGANRLASNSLLECIVFGAQMANLDLADVELQSEIPMLPLREFQPDEGEWHRQQAHIAALRQKLPRLVWQSAGICRSQSALEAAITTIESWQQEFASLPLSQFLLSLTAREPAHLQLADVERQLRLWAETRNLLDVADLILKSAVFRTESRGGHYRLDYPEPDFDWQAHTLVQKNHWWKYPVLNS
- the psaK gene encoding photosystem I reaction center subunit PsaK, whose amino-acid sequence is MLTSTLLAATTVPTTLQWSPTIGIIMILANIFAIAFGKSSIKYQNAGPALPSPNLFGGFGLPALLATTAFGHILGTGIILGLHNLGRF
- a CDS encoding Ycf66 family protein, encoding MQISFGLNIASLLGYIYIIFGISYMAFMVFLLFKRASRLGSIAFVIYLLQALLIPSIMLLCGFIFVFQGWRLDPILQFAQFLLTSLVIYFSVKDIVINEVYKNR